A DNA window from Cetobacterium ceti contains the following coding sequences:
- the atpG gene encoding ATP synthase F1 subunit gamma: MAGTKEIKLRIKSVQSTHQITKAMEIVSTTKFKKFSSIVAQSRPYAESIKTILGNIANGVKSERHPLFDGREVVKKIGVIVMTSDRGLAGSFNSSTLKEFEKLVASNSGKEVSVIAVGKKAREYCAKRNYDIKAVYAQLIPETMYDKAREIGENVVEYYNDGIFDEVYVIYNKFVSALRSDLTVKRLIPIERTEATGTAAYIFEPSPEGILTSLLPKYLNIEIYQALLENTASEHSARKNAMQSATDNAEDMIKNLNLEYNRIRQASITQEISEIVSGAAASQN; the protein is encoded by the coding sequence ATGGCTGGAACTAAGGAAATAAAATTAAGAATTAAAAGTGTTCAGTCTACTCACCAAATTACTAAGGCGATGGAAATTGTTTCGACTACTAAATTCAAGAAGTTTTCTTCTATAGTAGCTCAATCTAGACCATATGCAGAAAGTATTAAAACAATACTTGGAAATATTGCAAATGGTGTAAAAAGTGAAAGACACCCTCTTTTTGATGGAAGAGAAGTTGTGAAGAAAATAGGAGTTATTGTTATGACTTCAGATAGAGGACTAGCTGGAAGTTTTAATAGTAGTACTCTAAAAGAGTTTGAAAAATTAGTAGCTAGTAACAGTGGAAAGGAAGTCTCAGTAATAGCTGTAGGAAAGAAAGCTAGAGAATACTGTGCAAAAAGAAATTACGATATTAAAGCTGTTTATGCACAACTTATACCAGAGACTATGTATGATAAAGCTAGAGAAATCGGTGAAAACGTAGTTGAATATTACAACGATGGAATCTTTGATGAAGTTTATGTAATCTATAATAAGTTTGTATCAGCTTTAAGAAGTGATTTAACAGTAAAAAGATTAATTCCGATAGAAAGAACAGAGGCAACTGGAACAGCTGCATATATATTTGAGCCAAGTCCAGAGGGAATATTAACTTCTCTATTACCAAAATATCTGAATATCGAAATTTATCAAGCTTTACTTGAAAATACAGCGAGTGAGCATTCTGCTAGAAAGAACGCGATGCAAAGTGCAACTGACAACGCAGAGGATATGATTAAGAATCTAAATCTTGAGTATAATAGAATCAGACAAGCTTCTATCACTCAAGAGATTTCAGAGATTGTTAGTGGAGCAGCGGCATCTCAAAATTAA
- the atpC gene encoding ATP synthase F1 subunit epsilon, producing the protein MAANFKIVVVTPTKKVLEQEANFLMIRTTEGDMGILANHSPFVAELATGEMKIKTEGNELFYYVSGGFMEISNNTVTILADEAMDVKDIDVETARKDAQIAQEKLEKITEDREFAVVQKTLSQALAKVKIAEKNL; encoded by the coding sequence ATGGCTGCTAACTTCAAAATAGTAGTGGTAACACCTACTAAAAAGGTTTTAGAGCAAGAGGCTAACTTTTTAATGATTAGAACTACAGAGGGAGACATGGGTATCCTAGCGAACCACTCTCCATTTGTAGCAGAGTTAGCTACTGGTGAAATGAAAATAAAAACAGAGGGAAATGAACTTTTCTATTATGTATCTGGTGGATTTATGGAAATTTCAAACAATACAGTAACAATATTAGCTGATGAAGCTATGGATGTTAAGGATATTGACGTTGAAACTGCTAGAAAAGATGCACAGATAGCTCAAGAAAAACTTGAGAAAATAACAGAAGATAGAGAATTTGCAGTTGTTCAAAAGACATTGAGCCAAGCTTTAGCTAAGGTTAAAATTGCTGAAAAAAATCTATAA
- the coaE gene encoding dephospho-CoA kinase (Dephospho-CoA kinase (CoaE) performs the final step in coenzyme A biosynthesis.), translating into MIVGLTGGICSGKSTVSNIFRELNLEIYDGDIIAKEIMKKKDTLDEIKEKLGKDIFTYEGELNRIKLKELVFGNKEKLNILNGIVHPKVKEEYKKIRNKIPKSKIVIFDVPLLFETNLDMYCDITLVVDVKEDIQIKRIVDRDGITSEMGEKIISNQMKREEKLRKADYIIENNGTLCELKEKTLRFYEKLKKEER; encoded by the coding sequence ATGATAGTTGGATTAACTGGTGGAATTTGTAGTGGGAAATCAACAGTTAGTAATATTTTTAGAGAGCTTAATTTAGAAATATATGATGGAGATATTATAGCTAAGGAAATTATGAAAAAGAAAGATACCTTAGATGAAATAAAAGAAAAATTAGGAAAAGATATTTTTACCTATGAAGGAGAATTAAATAGAATAAAGTTAAAAGAATTGGTTTTTGGAAATAAAGAAAAACTTAATATACTAAATGGAATAGTTCATCCTAAAGTTAAAGAAGAGTATAAAAAAATAAGAAATAAGATACCAAAATCTAAAATTGTTATATTTGATGTTCCTTTATTGTTTGAAACAAATCTTGATATGTATTGTGATATAACCTTAGTTGTTGATGTAAAAGAGGATATTCAAATAAAAAGAATAGTAGATAGAGATGGAATAACTTCTGAAATGGGAGAGAAAATTATTTCTAATCAAATGAAAAGAGAGGAAAAATTAAGAAAAGCAGATTATATTATAGAAAATAATGGGACCCTATGTGAGTTAAAAGAAAAGACTCTGAGGTTTTATGAAAAATTGAAAAAAGAGGAGAGATAA
- the atpD gene encoding F0F1 ATP synthase subunit beta yields the protein MENKGTLTQIIGPVVDVVFNEKLPDIYNALKVKRENGTDLVLEVQQHLGNNVVRTVAMDATEGLQRGMEVIDTGAPITVPVGKAVLGRILNVLGEPVDEAGPVETEEYLGIHREAPDFEEQGTDVEIFETGIKVIDLLAPYIKGGKIGLFGGAGVGKTVLIMELINNIAKGHGGLSVFSGVGERTREGRDLYDEMTESGVISKTSLVYGQMNEPPGARLRVAMTGLTVAENFRDKEGQDVLLFIDNIFRFTQAGAEVSALLGRTPSAVGYQPTLASEMGKLQERITSTKKGSITSVQAVYVPADDLTDPAPATTFAHLDATTVLSRRIASLGIYPAVDPLDSTSKALDPSIVGSEHYQVAREVQEVLQRYKELQDIIAILGMEELSEEDKLAVARARKIERFFSQPFSVAEQFTGMQGKYVPVKETIRGFKEIIEGKHDDLPEQAFLYVGTIEEAIAKGRDLMKGAE from the coding sequence GTGGAAAACAAAGGAACTCTTACGCAGATAATAGGTCCTGTTGTAGACGTTGTGTTTAATGAAAAATTGCCTGATATTTACAACGCTTTAAAAGTTAAGAGAGAGAACGGAACAGACTTAGTTCTTGAAGTTCAACAGCACTTAGGAAATAACGTTGTAAGAACAGTAGCAATGGACGCTACAGAAGGTCTACAAAGAGGAATGGAAGTTATAGATACAGGAGCTCCAATAACAGTTCCAGTAGGAAAAGCTGTTTTAGGGAGAATCCTAAACGTATTAGGAGAGCCAGTTGATGAAGCTGGTCCAGTGGAAACTGAAGAATATTTAGGAATCCATAGAGAAGCACCTGACTTTGAAGAGCAAGGTACAGATGTAGAAATCTTCGAAACTGGTATTAAAGTAATCGACTTACTAGCACCATATATTAAAGGTGGAAAAATCGGTCTATTCGGAGGAGCGGGAGTTGGAAAAACAGTTCTTATAATGGAGCTTATTAACAACATCGCTAAGGGACACGGAGGATTATCAGTATTCTCTGGTGTTGGAGAAAGAACAAGAGAAGGTAGAGACCTTTATGATGAAATGACAGAATCAGGAGTTATTTCAAAAACATCTCTAGTTTACGGACAAATGAATGAGCCACCTGGAGCAAGATTAAGAGTTGCTATGACTGGACTAACAGTTGCAGAAAACTTCAGAGATAAAGAAGGACAAGACGTACTTCTATTTATAGATAACATATTCAGATTTACACAGGCTGGAGCAGAGGTTTCTGCCCTATTAGGAAGAACTCCATCTGCGGTTGGATACCAACCAACTCTAGCATCTGAAATGGGTAAATTACAAGAGAGAATTACTTCAACTAAGAAGGGATCAATTACTTCAGTTCAAGCGGTATACGTACCAGCCGATGACTTAACTGACCCGGCTCCAGCTACAACATTCGCTCACTTAGATGCTACAACAGTTCTTTCAAGAAGAATTGCATCTTTAGGAATTTATCCTGCAGTTGACCCATTAGATTCAACTTCAAAAGCTCTTGATCCATCAATCGTTGGTTCTGAGCACTACCAAGTAGCAAGAGAGGTTCAAGAGGTTCTTCAAAGATATAAGGAACTTCAAGATATTATCGCTATCCTAGGTATGGAAGAACTTTCAGAAGAGGATAAACTAGCTGTTGCTAGAGCGAGAAAAATCGAGAGATTCTTCTCTCAACCATTCTCAGTTGCTGAGCAATTTACAGGAATGCAAGGAAAATATGTTCCAGTAAAAGAAACTATCAGAGGATTTAAAGAAATCATCGAAGGTAAACACGATGACCTTCCTGAGCAAGCATTCCTTTATGTAGGAACTATAGAGGAGGCAATAGCTAAGGGAAGAGACCTTATGAAGGGAGCTGAATAA